In Monodelphis domestica isolate mMonDom1 chromosome 4, mMonDom1.pri, whole genome shotgun sequence, one DNA window encodes the following:
- the LOC100617162 gene encoding olfactory receptor 52I1-like produces the protein MLGSPFNHTSSNAATFILVGVPGLEAVHLWLAIPLSAMYTVALLGNILILTVIWADSGLHEPMYYFLCVLAAVDIVMSTSVAPKMLTIFFSGNGIIGFAACFIQMYIVHAATAVETGLLLSMAFDRYVAICKPLHYQTILTPRTMLGIGVAIMIRAIMVMTPLSWLIVHLPYCRSHVILHSYCEHMAVAKLACADHMPSSLYSLIASFIIVGFDVTFIATSYTLILWAVFNLSSQDARFKALSTCGSHVTVMVLYYLPAMVSIYMAWLGQDMVPLHAQVLLADFYLVIPPMLNPLIYGLKTKRIRERVWNAVVITLTGSNCLNSKKEKRSKQVFAI, from the coding sequence ATGCTGGGCTCTCCCTTCAATCACACATCATCAAATGCTGCCACATTCATCCTTGTGGGTGTCCCAGGATTGGAGGCAGTTCACCTTTGGCTGGCAATTCCTCTGAGTGCCATGTACACTGTAGCCTTATTAGGGAATATCCTTATTCTGACTGTGATCTGGGCAGACTCAGGACTGCATGAACCCATGTACTATTTTCTATGTGTCTTAGCTGCTGTGGACATTGTCATGTCAACCTCTGTGGCCCCCAAAATGCTGACTATCTTCTTTTCAGGCAATGGCATCATTGGCTTTGCTGCCTGCTTCATTCAGATGTACATCGTCCATGCAGCAACAGCTGTGGAGACTGGGTTGCTCCTGTCAATGGCCTTTGACCGCTATGTGGCCATCTGCAAACCCTTGCACTACCAGACTATCCTTACCCCACGGACAATGCTGGGCATTGGTGTGGCCATTATGATCAGAGCAATTATGGTCATGACCCCACTGAGCTGGTTGATTGTCCATCTGCCATACTGTAGATCCCATGTAATTCTTCATTCCTACTGTGAACACATGGCTGTGGCCAAGCTGGCATGTGCTGACCATATGCCCAGCAGTCTCTATAGTTTGATTGCCTCCTTTATCATCGTAGGCTTTGATGTGACTTTTATAGCTACTTCCTATACTCTGATCCTTTGGGCTGTGTTCAACCTGTCCTCTCAGGATGCTCGGTTCAAGGCACTCAGTACATGTGGTTCCCATGTGACTGTCATGGTCCTTTACTACTTACCTGCTATGGTATCCATCTACATGGCTTGGTTGGGGCAGGATATGGTACCCTTGCATGCTCAGGTGCTTCTGGCTGATTTCTACTTAGTTATCCCTCCTATGCTGAACCCTCTCATCTATGGCCTGAAGACAAAGAGGATCCGAGAGCGGGTGTGGAATGCAGTGGTCATCACCCTTACAGGATCTAATTGCTTGAAttccaagaaagagaaaagatccaAGCAGGTGTTTGCTATATGA
- the LOC100018351 gene encoding olfactory receptor 51G2-like, protein MDSSIFSCNASSHDHPTFLLTGFPGLEASHHWVSIPINLICLISILGNSTILFLIRTDPSLHEPMFIFLSMLVASDLGLCASTFPTMVQLFWLGARELPIDLCAAQMFFIHAFTYVESGVLLAMAFDRFVAIKDPLHYSSVLTHSTMAKIGAGVLVRAVMLNVPGPVLLRRLDFPPVSVLSHCYCLHCDLVGLACSDTKINSFFGLVSILLSLGIDSTLIVVSYVLILRTVLGIASPEERFKALNTCVSHLCIVLIFYMPKLGLSILHRVEKHTYPALAVLMANLHFLVPPFMNPIIYCIKSKQIRQGLLRRFWQKRVETS, encoded by the coding sequence ATGGATTCTTCCATATTCTCCTGCAATGCCAGCAGCCATGACCACCCAACCTTCCTGCTGACAGGCTTCCCAGGCCTAGAGGCATCTCACCACTGGGTATCCATCCCCATCAACCTGATCTGCCTAATCTCCATATTAGGCAACAGCACCATTCTCTTCCTGATCCGAACAGACCCCAGCCTTCATGAGCCCATGTTCATTTTTCTGTCCATGTTGGTGGCCTCTGACCTTGGTCTATGTGCATCTACCTTCCCAACCATGGTGCAGCTCTTCTGGCTGGGTGCCCGTGAGCTTCCCATTGACCTGTGTGCAGCCCAGATGTTTTTCATCCATGCCTTCACTTATGTGGAATCAGGTGTGCTCCTGGCTATGGCCTTCGACCGCTTTGTTGCCATTAAAGATCCCTTGCATTATTCTTCGGTACTCACCCACTCAACCATGGCCAAAATAGGGGCTGGGGTTCTTGTGAGAGCAGTTATGCTCAATGTCCCAGGCCCTGTTTTGCTCAGGAGGCTTGATTTCCCTCCTGTCAGTGTCCTCTCTCATTGCTATTGCCTACACTGTGACCTAGTAGGCTTAGCTTGTTCTGACACCAAGATCAACAGCTTCTTTGGCCTGGTCTCCATCCTGCTTTCTTTGGGTATTGACTCTACTCTCATCGTGGTTTCCTATGTGCTAATCCTACGCACAGTGTTGGGCATTGCATCTCCTGAAGAGAGATTTAAGGCACTCAACACATGTGTCTCACACCTCTGCATTGTGCTTATTTTCTACATGCCCAAGTTAGGATTATCCATACTGCACCGTGTTGAGAAACATACCTACCCTGCTCTAGCTGTGCTCATGGCTAACCTACATTTCCTAGTCCCACCCTTCATGAACCCCATCATCTACTGCATCAAGTCCAAGCAGATCCGACAGGGTCTCCTAAGACGCTTCTGGCAGAAAAGAGTTGAGACCTCCtaa